In Syntrophales bacterium, the genomic stretch GGATTTCGGATCCGCCGTCGTGACCACCTTTCTTGCGATGATGCTCCTGGCGGGCGGGAACTTCCTGATGCCGTTCTACCTGGAGCTGGCGAAGGGTCTCGCGCCGGAGGCCGTGGGCGCCGTCATCATGATCTATTCGATCGTGTACATGCCCGTCGGACCTTACTCGGGACGCCTCTCGGACCGCGTTGACCCGGCCCGAATCTGCGTCGGCGCGACGCTCCTGTGCCTGGCGACCTGTCTCTTCTTCGCCTTCACCCTGTCCCGGCCGGGGCTGCTGCCGCCGATCCTGTTCCTGGTGCTTCTGGCGGTGTCCTACGGCTTCTTCTTCGCCTCGAACAACCACCTGGTCATGAGCCTTGCTCCCCGGGAGTCCCAGGGCGTCGCCTCGGGCCTGTACACCACCGTCATGAACATGGGCATGCTCCTGGGGATCTGCCTGTTCGAGACGGTCTTCTCGGGGACGCTCCCGGAAGGGGTCTCCATCCGCCACCTGACCCGGGAGCAGGCCATCCTGGTCTCCGGCCCGCTCCTCGATGCCTTCCGGAACGCTTTCCTGGCGGGCGGCGCCGTGTGCGCCCTGGCGTTTCTCTCCTCCCTGCTGACGCTTCGCGCCAGGCGGACCCCCGAAAGATAGGCCCCCCGGGACATGTCCGATTTTTTGCGCGAAACGATCGGCCCTGTTTTTAAGCCGATGGAATGTGAACCTGGCGGGTAAGGTGGTGCTCCTCGCCGAGACGGCGGGCCAGGCTCATAAAGGCGTCCGGCAGCGGCAGGTCCCGGTCCATCTGCAGAATTCCCAGATCCCGCGCCTGAACGAGAAGCCGCGTATCGTCCGATCCCTCCCGGCTGTCGCAGAGAAACTGGATCCTGAGCGCATCCGTGAGGGGGATCTTCATGTCCGGAAAATCCGATGCGATCCGCCCCATCTCTTCCCGGATCTGCGACCGGTTGTCCCGGGCGAAGGTGAGAAACGGCTCTTCCCGGTTCGGCGTCCCGAACAGCTCGTTGACGACGGCGCCGGCCAGCCTGCTCGCCTGCTCGTCCTCCAGGGACGGATCCCTTTCGGTGAGCTCCTCCTTGAGGACCCGGTAGAGCACCATCTTGATCACGTGAATCCCCTCGCGAAGGATGGGGACGATCTTGCTTTCCGCGTTCATGAATCCATCCCGGCAGATTTTCCCGGTTCTTATCACGGGAGGCGCCTGCGCACAATCCCGGCGGATCGTGGAAGACCGGAAAAAACGGGTCCTGTTCATGATGCTGCACGGCAAAACGGACTGGACCCGTTTTTCGTGCTTGACGGAAGGGAAGGATTTCTATATCTCGTATACAAGATAAGTAAAGGAGGCCGTTCCGTGTCATACGAACATGTGATCCTGTTCATCCTGGCGAAGGCCAACCAGCGGGTCCACAGCCGCTTCAAGCCCATGTTCCAGCGCTACGGCCTGACGCCCATGCAGTCCCTTGTTCTCACGGCCCTGTTTGAAGACGAGGGGCTCCCGGTCGGGGAGATCGGGAGGCGGCTCGTCCTGGACAGTGCCACCCTGTCGGGCGTCCTGGACCGGCTGCAGGACAGCGGCTGGCTCGTCCGGAGCACCCCCGACGGGGACAGGAGGGTCACGAACCTCCACCTGACACAGAAGGCCCTGGGTATCAAAGACGCCATGTTGAAAGACGTCGAGGCCATGAACCGGGAGGTCCTTTCCGTTTTCAAGCCGGAGGAGAGGCTGCTCCTGGAGCGGATGCTGAAGGACCTGTGGCGTTGAACGGCTTCGCCATGAAAGATTGTATGCAAGATAAATGACCGTGCGGAAAACGGGACACGGAAAGGAGGCGGCATGAGAACGGAAAACGGCAGTTCCTCCAGCATTGCGGATCGGGAAGCGGTCCTGGCGGATGGAACGGACTACGAGCGGATCTTCCATCCGCGCCGGGTGGCCGTGGCGGGGGTCTCGCCCGGCGGCGGCATCGGCTTCGGCACGCGGTACCTGACGTCTCTCCTGGCCATGGGCTTCGAGGGGGAGGTCTTCCCCGTCAACCCGAAGGGCGGGGAGATCGCCGGGCTGAGCATTTATAAAAACGTCGAGGACATTCCCGGTGAACTGGACCTGATCGTCATCGCCGTGGCCGCGGAGGCGGTCCTCCCGATCCTCGAGGCGGGCCGCCAGAAGGGGGCCGCCGGGGCCGTCATCATCACCTCCGGGTTCCGGGAGCTGGGAACCGCTGAGGGAATCGCCCGGGAGGAGGAGGTCCGGCGGATCGCCGATTCGGGAATCCGGGTGATCGGGCCCAACTGCTTCGGCATCTACTGCCCGAAGAGCGGCCTCACGTTCTTCCCGAATCCGGACCTGTCCCGGGAGAGCGGTCCCGTCGCCTTCCTGTCCCAGAGCGGCGGCCTGGCCAGCGACTTCATGATGACAGGCATGTGGACGGGACTGCGCTTCAGCAAGGTCGTCAGCTTCGGGAACGGAGCGGACCTCCGGGAGGCGGAGCTCCTGCGCTACCTGGGCGAAGACCCGGAGACCGGGGTCATCGCCATGTACGTGGAGGGTGTCCGGGACGGCGACGAGTTCCTGGAGGCGCTGAAATTCGCCGCCGGGAGGAAGCCCGTCGTGATCCTCAAGGGAGGCCTGTCGTCGGCGGGCGGCCGGGCCGTGGTCAGCCACACGGCGTCCCTGGGCGGGAGCCGGGTCATCTGGGAGTCGGTCCTCCGGCAGGCCGGGGCGGTCCAGGTCCGGGACCTGCAGGAGATGGCCCAGGCCTGCCTGGCCTTTTCTATGCTCCCCGGCAGGGCCTACCGGGGCCTGTCCTTCACCGGCGGGGGAGGGGCCCTGGGCATCGCCGCCTGCGACGCCGCGGAAGCCTTCGGTCTTGAGGTCCCGCCCCTGGGGGCGGAGGCAAGAAACCAGGTCGAATCCCTACTGCCCAAGTCCGGGGCCAGCGGGGCGAATCCCATCGACGTGGCGAACCCCTATACGCCCCCGGCACTCCTGGAGAAGGTGTTCCGCGCCGCCGCCGGGGACGGCCGGATCGACCTCCAGGTTCTGATCCTGCTGGCCCACCATTTCAAAGGACTGGCCCTGGACCAGGGGAAAGCGATCGAGGAAGCGTTTCCCTACCGGGAACTGGCCGACCGGCTGCACTCCGTGGCCGCGGAGACGGGCAAGCCCGTCGCCGTCGTCCTGCCGAACGCGAAGCGGGGTCTGCCCGACATGGACGTCGTGGAGGTTCATGCGAAAGTCCGGCAGGCCCTCCTGGAGAAGGGAGTGCCCGTCTTTGACGAAACCGGGGAGGTCATGCGGGCCGTCGGGCATGTCAATCGATTTTATGGGCGCTATTACGGGAAGGGGGTGGCGTCATGAACCGGGAGCAGGCTGTGAAGATCCTCGAGGGCGCCCTCGGCAAGGGGCGCAAGGTCCTGTCGGAGTACGAGTCAAAACAGATTCTCAAGGCCTGCGGGATTCCCGTGACCCGGGAGGTCCTCGTGGACCATGAGAACGATGTTCCGCAAGCGGCGGCGGAGATCGGATATCCGCTGGTGATGAAGGGCTGCTCCTCCGAGATCGCCCACAAGACGGAAAAGGGCCTGATCCGTGTGGACATCCGGACGAAAGCGGAGGCCCAGGCGGCCTTCCGGGAGATCCGGCACGGCATGGCCGGGCACGCGGGCGGTGTCCTGGTCCAGGAGATGGTCAAGGGGCGACGGGAGCTCGTCATGGGAATGACCCGGGACAGCCAGTTCGGGCCCTGCGTCATGTTCGGCCTCGGCGGCATTTTCACGGAGATCCTCCGGGACATCGTCTTCCGCAAGGCCCCTTTCGATAGGGAGGATGCCGAGGCGATGATGCAGGAGATCCGGGCCCGCGCGATCCTCGACGCAGTCCGGGGCATGGAGGCGGCGGACCGCGACCGCCTCGCCGACATGCTGATCCGGCTGGGACGGATCGGGCTCGATTTCGAATCCGTCCAGGAGATCGACCTGAATCCCGTGATCCTCTCCGGGAAAGACCCCGTTGTCGTGGACGCCCTGATCGTCCTTGCCTGAGCTCCCTCCAGAAAGCCGGACACCGGAAGCGGATCCCGCCTCCGGCGTCCGGCCGGCGCCTTGAAGCCCGGCCCTCCGGCCGAATCGCCGATCCGGCGAAAAATCGGCCACGATTCCCCTTCTGAAAATTCATAGGATGTGCAATCCCGTCATCCGGCACTCAACATGTTGCGGCGGCTGCGCAACATTTGGTGCAACGGAGGCCGCAATCGGAAACGGCAAATCCGAATCATAAGTGAAATCCTATCGATAGAACATGACCGCCGGTTGGCACCCCTCTTGCAAAAAATATCCTGATCACCGCGGAAGCCGCCGCGACGTCCACCTGCCGCAACCTGCATGCGAACCGCCTGTCCCGGGTTCCGGAAAGCCGTCATGGGATTCGAAGAAAGACGACAACGGGAGAAAGACAGCCGCAGAAACGCCATCCTCAAGACGGCCCGAAAGCTGTTCCTGGAAAAGGGCTTCAAGAACGTCACGGTGGAGAGCATCGCCAGGAAGGCCGAGTTCAGCAAGGGGTCCATCTACCTCTACTTCTCCGGGAAAGAAGAGATCTACACCCACATCCTGCTCGTGGAGATCGGAAAATTCCGGACGAAAATCGACGCGATCTTCGACGAGGGAGGCGAGGCGTCGGCGATTCTCCGGAAAACCGCCGACCTCTATGTCGATTTCTTCCTCGCCGAGCCCGAGCTGTTTAGGATCCTGATGACGTTCATGCTTCACAGCGACCAGCGGGAGTCTTCTTCGGACCTCAACCGGCAGTTGATCCGGACGACCAATTCCGCCGCCGACGGCATCGAGAGGATCTTCCGCCACGGCATCGACAGGGGTGAGTTCCACCCGGGGCTCCGGCTGCGGGCGATCCGCAACGCCGCCTGGGCTCTCCTGAACGGGGCCATATCGCTGCACCTGTACACGGGACCGGAGTACGGAAGGAGGGACCGCATCCTGTCCACCATTCACGCCATGCTGGGTGTGTTCATCGAAGGACTGAAAAGGGAGTCACCGGGGCATCCTGCAGCAGCAGGGGACAATCCGCGGGTCCCGCGCTGAGACCGGCGGACCGGCGGCTCCGGGACGCGATCAAACCGGAAAACCATTTTTACGAAAGAGGAGGTTCCTGAATCATGGGCAATTCACTGGTGAGCATGAGGGATCAGCAGTTTGTGCTCTTCGAGCAGCTCGGGATCGACAGGCTGTTCGCAAGCGAGAAGTTCAAGGATTTTTCCAGCGACGACATCCTGATGATGCTCAACGAGGCGGAGAAGATGGCCGTCAACACCATTCTTCCCACCTACGTGGAAGGAGACAAGGAAGGCTGCCACTTGAAGGACGGCAAGGTGACGACGCCGGCGTCGTTCAAGCCTGCATTCCGGAAGTTCGTCGAGGCCGGCTGGCTCTGCCCCACCAAGTCTCCCGACGTCGGCGGCCAGGGCCTGCCGATCTCCGTGGGCACGGCCCTGACGGAGGTGTTCGCCGCGGCCAACATCGCCTTCCTGATGTACAGCGGCCTCACCTTCGGGGCGGCGGGCCTCATCGAGCGCTTCGGGACGGAAGAGCAGAGGAACAAGTACATGCTCAAGATGTTCGCCGGGGAGTGGTGCGGCACCATGTGCCTCACCGAGCCGGGTGCCGGCAGCGACGTCGGCGCCCTGAAGACCACGGCCCGCCGGAATCCCGACGGAACGTTCAGCATCACCGGGACCAAGTGCTTCATCTCCGCGGGGGACCATGACCTGGCCCCGAACATCGTCCATCCCGTCCTGGCCCGGATCGAGGGGGATCCCCCGGGGACGCGGGGCATATCGATCTTCATCGTGCCGAAATACCGCGTCAATACCGACGGCAGCCTCGGGGAGCCCAACGACGTCAACACGGGCAACGTCGAGCACAAGATGGGCCTCAAGGGCAACGCCACCTGCACCCTGAACTTCGGCGAGGACGGAAAGTGCATCGGCGAGCTTCTCGGCAAGGAGCGGGAGGGGATGCGGATCATGTTTCACATGATGAACGAGGCACGCCTCGAGGTTGGCATGCAGGGCCTCGGCCACGCCTCCGCCTCCCTGGAGCACGCCGTCGCGTACGCCAAGGAGCGGATCCAGAGCACCCCGGTCTGGGAGATGAAGAACCCCGAAGCCAAGGCCGTCGCCATCATCGAGCACCCCGACGTCCGGCGCGACCTGCTGTGGATGAAGGCCTACGTGGAGGGGCTCCGGGCGCTGAACTACTTCACCGCCGCCTGCATGGACCGGGTGGAAGTGGCCGAGACGGAAGCGGAAAAGGATAAGTGGCAGGGCTTCGTGGAGCTCCTGACGCCGATCTGCAAGGCCTACTCCTCCGACCGCGGCTTCGAGGTCTGCGGCAAGGGCATCGACGTGTACGGCGGCTACGGCTACTGCCAGGAATACCCGGTGGAGCAGTACCTGCGGGACTGCAAGATCGCCAGCATCTACGAGGGGACCAACGGGATCCAGTCCCTGGACCTCGTGGGCCGGAAGCTGGGCATGCGCAAGGGCGCCAACATGATGAACCTGCTGGGCGAGATGGGCGCCACGGTCGCGAAAGCGAAGGGCAGCGAGGACCTGAAGCCCTATGCGGGCAGGCTGGAAGAGGCCATGAATGCCCTGATGGAGCTGACGATGACCTTCGCCTCCCTCGGCAAGAGCGGCAGTTTCCTGATCCCCGTTCTTTATGCGTCGCCGTTCCTGGACATCATGGGCGACGTGGTGACGGGGCACTTCCTCCTGCAGGCCGCTTCCATCGCCGAGGAGAAGCTCAAGACGATCTACGCGGAGGCGGGAGCGGAGAAATCGAAGGGCCGGCAGCGCGCCCTTGTTCGCGAGAACCGGGATGTGGCCTTCTACACCGGGAAGATCGCCAGCGCGAAGTTCTTCGCCTCGGAGATCCTGCCGACCATCAAAGGGCGGTGCGAGGCCATCAAGATCGGCGACAAGATCGCCCTCGAGATCGCCGACGAGTCCTTTTCGGTATAGGCGGCAAAAAAAGCAGTTCGCATTCGTTTTCGCACCATAAAAAAAAATGAATCGGACTTGTTTTCCCACACAAACTGCGACGGGCGCCGCCGCGACCAGAGACGGCATACGGCGGCGCCCTTCGGGAGATCACCACCAGAGGAGAGAAACCATGTCTTACCAGATCAAGAAAGCGGCAGTTCTCGGCGCCGGCGTGATGGGAGCCACCATCGCGGCCCACCTGACCAATGCGGGGATCGAGTGCGTCCTGTTGGACATCGTTCCCTTCGAGCTGACCGACGCGGACAAGGCCAAGGGCCTCACCGAAAAGAGCCCCGCCTGGCGGAACCGCTTCGCCGCGAACGGCCTG encodes the following:
- a CDS encoding acetate--CoA ligase family protein, producing MNREQAVKILEGALGKGRKVLSEYESKQILKACGIPVTREVLVDHENDVPQAAAEIGYPLVMKGCSSEIAHKTEKGLIRVDIRTKAEAQAAFREIRHGMAGHAGGVLVQEMVKGRRELVMGMTRDSQFGPCVMFGLGGIFTEILRDIVFRKAPFDREDAEAMMQEIRARAILDAVRGMEAADRDRLADMLIRLGRIGLDFESVQEIDLNPVILSGKDPVVVDALIVLA
- a CDS encoding CoA-binding protein — protein: MRTENGSSSSIADREAVLADGTDYERIFHPRRVAVAGVSPGGGIGFGTRYLTSLLAMGFEGEVFPVNPKGGEIAGLSIYKNVEDIPGELDLIVIAVAAEAVLPILEAGRQKGAAGAVIITSGFRELGTAEGIAREEEVRRIADSGIRVIGPNCFGIYCPKSGLTFFPNPDLSRESGPVAFLSQSGGLASDFMMTGMWTGLRFSKVVSFGNGADLREAELLRYLGEDPETGVIAMYVEGVRDGDEFLEALKFAAGRKPVVILKGGLSSAGGRAVVSHTASLGGSRVIWESVLRQAGAVQVRDLQEMAQACLAFSMLPGRAYRGLSFTGGGGALGIAACDAAEAFGLEVPPLGAEARNQVESLLPKSGASGANPIDVANPYTPPALLEKVFRAAAGDGRIDLQVLILLAHHFKGLALDQGKAIEEAFPYRELADRLHSVAAETGKPVAVVLPNAKRGLPDMDVVEVHAKVRQALLEKGVPVFDETGEVMRAVGHVNRFYGRYYGKGVAS
- a CDS encoding MarR family transcriptional regulator, coding for MSYEHVILFILAKANQRVHSRFKPMFQRYGLTPMQSLVLTALFEDEGLPVGEIGRRLVLDSATLSGVLDRLQDSGWLVRSTPDGDRRVTNLHLTQKALGIKDAMLKDVEAMNREVLSVFKPEERLLLERMLKDLWR
- a CDS encoding TetR/AcrR family transcriptional regulator, with product MGFEERRQREKDSRRNAILKTARKLFLEKGFKNVTVESIARKAEFSKGSIYLYFSGKEEIYTHILLVEIGKFRTKIDAIFDEGGEASAILRKTADLYVDFFLAEPELFRILMTFMLHSDQRESSSDLNRQLIRTTNSAADGIERIFRHGIDRGEFHPGLRLRAIRNAAWALLNGAISLHLYTGPEYGRRDRILSTIHAMLGVFIEGLKRESPGHPAAAGDNPRVPR
- a CDS encoding acyl-CoA dehydrogenase; amino-acid sequence: MGNSLVSMRDQQFVLFEQLGIDRLFASEKFKDFSSDDILMMLNEAEKMAVNTILPTYVEGDKEGCHLKDGKVTTPASFKPAFRKFVEAGWLCPTKSPDVGGQGLPISVGTALTEVFAAANIAFLMYSGLTFGAAGLIERFGTEEQRNKYMLKMFAGEWCGTMCLTEPGAGSDVGALKTTARRNPDGTFSITGTKCFISAGDHDLAPNIVHPVLARIEGDPPGTRGISIFIVPKYRVNTDGSLGEPNDVNTGNVEHKMGLKGNATCTLNFGEDGKCIGELLGKEREGMRIMFHMMNEARLEVGMQGLGHASASLEHAVAYAKERIQSTPVWEMKNPEAKAVAIIEHPDVRRDLLWMKAYVEGLRALNYFTAACMDRVEVAETEAEKDKWQGFVELLTPICKAYSSDRGFEVCGKGIDVYGGYGYCQEYPVEQYLRDCKIASIYEGTNGIQSLDLVGRKLGMRKGANMMNLLGEMGATVAKAKGSEDLKPYAGRLEEAMNALMELTMTFASLGKSGSFLIPVLYASPFLDIMGDVVTGHFLLQAASIAEEKLKTIYAEAGAEKSKGRQRALVRENRDVAFYTGKIASAKFFASEILPTIKGRCEAIKIGDKIALEIADESFSV